From Phragmitibacter flavus, the proteins below share one genomic window:
- a CDS encoding DUF58 domain-containing protein, protein MPVPSNKLLIYTLVVGIPLFTLLGLMEVPLAGVVGIGVMLALVVAMDMPGAAASLRRLKVEVPKVIRTTKGRKFELPLVVVNGGMLAKRIKVGLPLPEEIDGEKSVLDWKLRNDDERNGTKWELLAVERGSFKMERLYFEGISGLGFWLGRRAIEVLVEVKVYPDLSHERSVLAPLFFRRGTIGVHQVRQIGKGREFEQLRAYAPGDGYEDVYWKGTAKRRFPVTKMFQLERTQEVYVAVDCSRRSRRRLEGLIGHEEAGMVAKTQLERYIQAALVLALAAQQQSDRFGLLVFSDKVQRVIPAGSGRAHYDVIRDVLYTLQAQAVSPDFDELFVQIGNRMRQRALLLILTDLGEPWLAESFVEGVSLVSRRHVVLTHMLGQKEVRPMFGDGDRVEDDDELYGRLAGQLMWNDLQETMRLLKQRGVHLTSSTQESLVADVVSEYLKVKKRQLI, encoded by the coding sequence ATGCCTGTTCCATCTAACAAGTTACTGATTTATACCTTGGTGGTGGGCATTCCTTTGTTCACGTTGCTGGGGTTGATGGAGGTTCCGTTGGCGGGGGTGGTGGGAATTGGGGTGATGCTGGCGTTGGTGGTGGCGATGGACATGCCGGGGGCGGCGGCTTCGTTGAGGAGGTTGAAGGTGGAGGTGCCGAAGGTGATTCGAACGACGAAGGGCAGGAAGTTTGAGCTGCCGCTGGTGGTGGTGAATGGGGGGATGCTGGCGAAGAGGATCAAGGTTGGATTGCCTTTGCCGGAGGAGATTGATGGGGAGAAATCGGTGCTCGACTGGAAGCTGAGGAACGATGATGAACGCAATGGAACGAAGTGGGAGTTGCTGGCGGTGGAGAGGGGGAGTTTTAAGATGGAGAGGCTTTATTTCGAGGGAATCTCGGGGTTGGGGTTTTGGTTGGGACGACGGGCGATTGAGGTGCTGGTGGAGGTGAAGGTCTATCCGGATTTGAGTCATGAACGCAGTGTGCTGGCGCCGTTGTTTTTTCGAAGGGGAACGATCGGGGTGCATCAGGTGAGACAGATCGGCAAGGGTAGGGAGTTTGAGCAGTTGCGTGCTTATGCGCCGGGGGATGGTTATGAGGATGTGTATTGGAAGGGGACGGCGAAGCGGAGGTTTCCAGTAACAAAGATGTTTCAGTTGGAACGGACGCAGGAGGTTTATGTGGCGGTGGATTGTTCGAGGCGGAGTCGGCGTCGGCTGGAGGGTTTGATTGGTCATGAAGAGGCGGGGATGGTGGCGAAGACGCAGTTGGAAAGGTATATCCAGGCGGCGCTGGTGCTGGCGTTGGCGGCGCAGCAGCAGTCGGACCGGTTTGGGTTGCTGGTGTTTTCCGACAAGGTGCAGCGGGTGATTCCGGCAGGGAGCGGTCGGGCGCATTATGATGTGATCCGCGATGTGCTTTACACGTTGCAGGCGCAGGCGGTGAGCCCGGATTTTGATGAGTTGTTTGTGCAGATTGGGAATCGGATGAGGCAACGGGCGCTGCTTTTGATTTTGACGGATCTGGGGGAGCCGTGGCTTGCGGAGTCGTTTGTGGAGGGGGTGTCGCTGGTGTCGAGAAGGCATGTGGTGTTGACGCACATGTTGGGTCAGAAGGAGGTGCGGCCGATGTTTGGTGACGGGGACCGGGTGGAGGATGATGATGAATTGTATGGCAGGCTGGCGGGGCAGTTGATGTGGAATGATTTGCAGGAGACGATGCGGTTGTTGAAGCAGCGAGGGGTGCATTTGACGTCGTCGACGCAGGAAAGTTTGGTGGCTGATGTGGTGAGTGAATATCTGAAGGTGAAGAAGCGGCAGTTGATTTGA
- a CDS encoding stage II sporulation protein M, giving the protein MIADLKGFIEREEPHWLELEKELARMRDGLGDFSDLKYARHVLSLFQRASADLSRIQGYSAEPELKAYLERLVGEGYAEIHSASRDRRSFKLWHWLVRELPQTFRRQVWGWHVSVGLTLAGALVGAVLLSFDLDGREAIYPFPHLVEMTPSERVAMEEKPAGTDRLEGAKATFSAQLMQNNISVAFRALAFGMTWGLGTVLLLFYNGAVLGAVAFDYVTDGQWVFLLGWLLPHGSFEIPAILIAGQAGVVLGRALIGWGTMGGLRTRLREIASDLASLAGLVGLLMIWAGVVEAFFSQYHAPVLPYSVKIGFGILQLAGLMWFLFFSGKERREPGERS; this is encoded by the coding sequence ATGATTGCGGATCTGAAAGGTTTTATTGAGCGCGAAGAGCCCCACTGGTTGGAGCTTGAGAAGGAGCTGGCGCGGATGCGGGATGGGCTGGGGGATTTTTCGGATTTGAAGTATGCGCGGCATGTATTGTCGCTATTTCAAAGAGCCTCGGCGGACTTGTCGAGGATTCAGGGGTATTCGGCGGAACCGGAGTTGAAGGCCTATCTTGAGCGGTTGGTGGGCGAGGGGTATGCGGAGATTCATTCGGCTTCGCGGGATCGGAGGAGTTTCAAGTTATGGCATTGGCTGGTGCGCGAGTTGCCGCAGACGTTTCGGCGACAGGTTTGGGGCTGGCATGTGTCGGTGGGATTGACGCTGGCGGGGGCGCTGGTGGGGGCGGTGTTGTTGTCGTTTGATCTGGATGGTCGTGAAGCGATTTATCCGTTTCCGCATCTGGTGGAGATGACGCCGAGCGAGCGGGTGGCGATGGAGGAAAAGCCTGCGGGAACTGACCGGCTTGAAGGAGCGAAGGCGACGTTCTCCGCGCAGTTGATGCAGAACAACATCAGTGTGGCGTTTCGCGCACTGGCGTTTGGAATGACGTGGGGATTGGGGACGGTGTTGTTGTTGTTTTACAATGGCGCGGTGCTGGGTGCGGTGGCGTTTGATTATGTGACGGATGGACAATGGGTGTTTTTGCTGGGGTGGTTGTTGCCGCATGGATCATTTGAGATTCCGGCGATCTTGATTGCGGGGCAGGCGGGGGTGGTTTTGGGTCGGGCCCTGATTGGTTGGGGGACGATGGGTGGATTGCGCACAAGGTTGAGGGAGATTGCGTCGGACCTGGCATCGCTGGCCGGGTTGGTGGGTTTGTTGATGATTTGGGCGGGGGTGGTGGAGGCGTTTTTCTCGCAATATCACGCGCCGGTGCTGCCGTATTCGGTGAAGATTGGGTTTGGGATTCTGCAGCTCGCGGGGTTGATGTGGTTCTTATTTTTCTCAGGAAAGGAGCGGCGCGAGCCGGGTGAGAGATCATGA
- a CDS encoding RDD family protein, translating to MSVTRAAVLNITTPEGVNFSLPLAGPVTRSLAYMIDFVTIMAVFSLIKPVLETMQVLTGDMGIGMTILLQFVVLEGTRMMCELLWRGQTVGKKVLGLRVVDERGLKLQPSQVVVRNLLRFVDALPFFYAVGGMVALFNSRQQRLGDLAAGTVVVRTLKSQPPDVASVLEGRFNSFREFAHLEARLRQVVTPEEGQLALQALVRREELDEEARVQIYRELADRFRAKVVFPEAAVFGLSDEQYVRNVVETVFRKRGR from the coding sequence ATGAGCGTGACGCGTGCGGCGGTGTTGAACATAACAACGCCTGAGGGGGTGAATTTTTCACTGCCGCTGGCCGGGCCGGTGACGCGGAGTCTGGCTTACATGATCGATTTCGTGACGATCATGGCGGTGTTTAGTCTCATCAAACCGGTTCTGGAAACGATGCAGGTGTTGACCGGAGACATGGGCATCGGGATGACGATTTTGTTGCAGTTTGTGGTGTTGGAAGGGACGCGGATGATGTGTGAACTGTTGTGGCGCGGTCAGACAGTGGGCAAGAAGGTGCTGGGATTGCGGGTGGTGGATGAGCGGGGATTGAAGCTGCAACCTTCGCAGGTGGTGGTGCGCAATCTGTTGCGATTTGTCGATGCATTGCCGTTTTTTTATGCGGTGGGTGGGATGGTGGCGTTGTTCAATTCGCGTCAGCAAAGATTGGGGGATCTGGCGGCGGGGACGGTGGTGGTGCGGACGTTGAAGAGTCAACCGCCAGATGTGGCGTCGGTGCTGGAAGGGCGGTTCAATTCGTTTCGTGAGTTTGCGCATCTGGAGGCGCGGTTGAGGCAGGTGGTGACGCCGGAGGAGGGGCAACTGGCGCTTCAGGCCTTGGTGCGGCGTGAGGAGTTGGATGAGGAGGCGAGGGTGCAGATTTACCGGGAGCTGGCGGATCGATTCCGGGCGAAGGTGGTGTTTCCAGAAGCGGCGGTGTTTGGGTTGAGTGATGAGCAGTATGTTCGAAATGTGGTGGAGACGGTGTTTCGCAAGAGGGGGAGGTGA